Proteins found in one Solea senegalensis isolate Sse05_10M unplaced genomic scaffold, IFAPA_SoseM_1 scf7180000013759, whole genome shotgun sequence genomic segment:
- the LOC122760576 gene encoding E3 ubiquitin-protein ligase MARCHF2-like isoform X2 — MTTGGCCHLPGSLCDCASSTGLWKSVEDVSGEGCQALYVTQVTASDGRPLSSVLKPMSTQSDGPICRICHEGGSSECLLSPCDCTGTLGTVHKSCLEKWLSSSNTSYCELCHTQFSIERCPRPLTEWLRDPGPRNEKRTLFCDMVCFLFITPLAAISGWLCLRGAQDHLQLGSWLQAVGLIALTIALFTIYILWTLVSFRYHCQLYSEWRRRNQKVRLLIPEAKESNSSQHSLLSSKLTKKPPSESIV, encoded by the exons ATGACGACAGGTGGGTGTTGCCACCTGCCCGGCTCCCTGTGCGACTGTGCCAGCAGCACGGGTCTGTGGAAAAGCGTGGAGGACGTCAGTGGTGAAGGGTGTCAGGCTCTCTACGTCACACAGGTCACGGCCAGCGATGGACGGCCGCTGTCGTCGGTGCTCAAACCCATGAGCACACAAAG tgATGGTCCCATATGTCGCATTTGCcatgaaggaggcagcagtgaatgtCTCCTGTCGCCGTGTGACTGCACAGGAACCCTGGGCACCGTGCACAAGAGCTGCTTAGAGAAGTGGCTCTCATCTTCCAACACAAGCTACTGTGAGCTCTGCCACACACAGTTCAGCATCGAGCGCTGTCCGCGGCCTCTCACAGAG TGGCTGCGGGATCCTGGTCCTCGTAACGAGAAGAGGACACTGTTCTGTGACATGGTGTGCTTCTTGTTTATCACGCCTCTTGCAGCCATCTCAGGCTGGCTGTGTctgagaggagctcaggaccATCTTCAGCTGGGGAGCTGGCTGCAGGCCGTGGGCCTCATCGCCCTCACCATTGCCCTCTTCACCATCTACATTCTCTGGACCTTG GTATCGTTCCGCTATCACTGTCAGCTCTACTCTGAGTGGAGACGAAGAAATCAGAAAGTGCGTCTGCTCATACCTGAAGCAAAGGAATCTAACTCTTCCCAGCATTCTTTGCTCTCCAGTAAACTGACGAAGAAGCCTCCCAGTGAGAGTATAGTATGA
- the LOC122760576 gene encoding E3 ubiquitin-protein ligase MARCHF2-like isoform X1, protein MTTGGCCHLPGSLCDCASSTGLWKSVEDVSGEGCQALYVTQVTASDGRPLSSVLKPMSTQSDGPICRICHEGGSSECLLSPCDCTGTLGTVHKSCLEKWLSSSNTSYCELCHTQFSIERCPRPLTEVTKWLRDPGPRNEKRTLFCDMVCFLFITPLAAISGWLCLRGAQDHLQLGSWLQAVGLIALTIALFTIYILWTLVSFRYHCQLYSEWRRRNQKVRLLIPEAKESNSSQHSLLSSKLTKKPPSESIV, encoded by the exons ATGACGACAGGTGGGTGTTGCCACCTGCCCGGCTCCCTGTGCGACTGTGCCAGCAGCACGGGTCTGTGGAAAAGCGTGGAGGACGTCAGTGGTGAAGGGTGTCAGGCTCTCTACGTCACACAGGTCACGGCCAGCGATGGACGGCCGCTGTCGTCGGTGCTCAAACCCATGAGCACACAAAG tgATGGTCCCATATGTCGCATTTGCcatgaaggaggcagcagtgaatgtCTCCTGTCGCCGTGTGACTGCACAGGAACCCTGGGCACCGTGCACAAGAGCTGCTTAGAGAAGTGGCTCTCATCTTCCAACACAAGCTACTGTGAGCTCTGCCACACACAGTTCAGCATCGAGCGCTGTCCGCGGCCTCTCACAGAGGTAACAAAg TGGCTGCGGGATCCTGGTCCTCGTAACGAGAAGAGGACACTGTTCTGTGACATGGTGTGCTTCTTGTTTATCACGCCTCTTGCAGCCATCTCAGGCTGGCTGTGTctgagaggagctcaggaccATCTTCAGCTGGGGAGCTGGCTGCAGGCCGTGGGCCTCATCGCCCTCACCATTGCCCTCTTCACCATCTACATTCTCTGGACCTTG GTATCGTTCCGCTATCACTGTCAGCTCTACTCTGAGTGGAGACGAAGAAATCAGAAAGTGCGTCTGCTCATACCTGAAGCAAAGGAATCTAACTCTTCCCAGCATTCTTTGCTCTCCAGTAAACTGACGAAGAAGCCTCCCAGTGAGAGTATAGTATGA